One part of the Desulfonema ishimotonii genome encodes these proteins:
- a CDS encoding acyl-CoA thioesterase: MKGKKVKDCCVTLSHVMLPEDANPAGNVHGGVIMKLIDNAAGVVAVRHARCNVVTASIDRLDFHSPGFIGNLLTLRASVNDVGKTSMEIGVRAETEDLMTGQVCHTASAYLTFVALDKDGRPCPVPPLISENDVQNRRRREAKARRTSRLEEKKKEKRCQSSHEGCA; the protein is encoded by the coding sequence ATGAAGGGAAAAAAAGTGAAAGACTGCTGCGTGACGCTTTCCCACGTCATGCTGCCCGAAGATGCCAATCCCGCCGGAAACGTCCACGGCGGGGTGATTATGAAACTGATTGACAATGCGGCAGGCGTTGTGGCCGTCCGCCACGCCCGGTGTAATGTCGTCACCGCGTCCATAGACCGCCTTGATTTTCATTCTCCGGGGTTTATCGGGAATTTGCTGACCCTGAGGGCGAGCGTCAATGATGTCGGAAAAACCTCAATGGAGATCGGAGTGCGTGCGGAGACCGAGGATCTGATGACCGGCCAGGTGTGCCATACGGCATCGGCCTATCTCACCTTTGTGGCTCTGGATAAGGACGGCAGACCCTGCCCGGTGCCGCCCCTCATCTCTGAGAATGATGTGCAGAACCGGCGCAGACGGGAGGCGAAAGCCCGGAGAACCTCAAGGCTTGAGGAAAAGAAAAAAGAGAAACGCTGCCAGTCTTCCCATGAGGGTTGTGCCTGA
- the tadA gene encoding tRNA adenosine(34) deaminase TadA, whose translation MMTEHEKRMQLAIEQARKAAQAEEVPVGAVLIDGDGEVLAAACNRTIGLADPTGHAEILALRQAAQKVRNYRLLNTSLYVTIEPCVMCMGAVIHARVSRVIFGAYDHKWGAAGSLYDFAADARLNHRAEVIPGICEAECRKLMQDFFRARRRRSAK comes from the coding sequence ATGATGACAGAACATGAAAAACGGATGCAACTGGCCATTGAGCAGGCCCGGAAGGCCGCACAGGCTGAGGAGGTGCCGGTCGGCGCGGTGCTGATTGATGGGGACGGGGAAGTACTTGCGGCGGCCTGCAACCGGACGATCGGGCTGGCCGATCCGACCGGGCACGCCGAAATCCTGGCGCTCCGGCAGGCGGCGCAAAAGGTCCGAAACTACAGGTTGTTAAATACCAGCCTCTATGTTACAATTGAGCCTTGTGTGATGTGTATGGGAGCGGTTATCCATGCCAGGGTTTCACGGGTAATTTTCGGAGCATATGATCACAAATGGGGCGCAGCCGGTTCTCTGTATGACTTTGCCGCTGATGCCCGCCTGAATCACCGGGCGGAGGTGATCCCCGGTATTTGCGAAGCGGAATGCAGGAAGCTGATGCAGGATTTTTTCCGTGCAAGAAGACGGCGATCGGCAAAGTGA
- a CDS encoding tetratricopeptide repeat protein → MKTLLITGLITASLWLSGCESFHLRRSSGESSPSVNYVLHTVRSGETLSEIAMQHYGTYKKYNTLATIKNFNRITDVNALKPGQQIRIPVIRIEGVMRPPAPASPAAVSEPASPPAKPRPSAPVLSPLEKGIRLYRAGNYTKAIAEFEKTLRTAPGHEKAAYYLKSARIRRGTERYEKGDYIAAQHDFTAVADSGAECPTCTDYLRRIARKADAFLAKGQSFFKQQDYPVAAAAFEKAVRLAPDNKTAGEFLFKARFEMAVSQFNVYQRSRKQKDYKVARKTLRRALRHKKNCPPCRIYEENYKKQHYNKGIKYFTDEQHIDKAIEEWERVRFADPKYGKVRENIRQAEKILKKLRALEKNK, encoded by the coding sequence ATGAAAACATTACTTATCACAGGGCTTATCACCGCATCGCTTTGGCTAAGCGGCTGCGAATCCTTCCACCTCAGACGCAGTTCAGGCGAATCGTCGCCGTCCGTGAACTATGTTCTCCACACTGTCCGGTCCGGAGAAACGCTCTCGGAGATTGCCATGCAGCATTACGGGACGTATAAAAAATACAACACGCTGGCGACCATCAAAAATTTTAACCGTATCACAGACGTCAACGCATTGAAACCCGGCCAGCAGATCAGAATTCCGGTCATCCGAATTGAGGGGGTGATGCGGCCTCCGGCCCCTGCCTCACCGGCCGCCGTCAGCGAACCTGCCAGCCCTCCGGCAAAACCCAGACCGTCCGCCCCCGTTCTCTCCCCTCTGGAAAAAGGCATCCGGCTTTACCGCGCAGGCAACTATACAAAAGCGATTGCGGAATTTGAAAAAACGCTTCGCACAGCACCGGGCCATGAAAAAGCGGCATATTACCTCAAATCGGCCCGTATCCGCCGGGGGACAGAGCGCTATGAAAAGGGGGATTACATCGCTGCACAGCACGACTTCACAGCGGTGGCAGACAGCGGCGCGGAATGTCCGACCTGCACGGATTATCTCCGACGCATCGCCCGGAAAGCAGATGCCTTTCTTGCAAAGGGCCAAAGCTTTTTTAAACAGCAGGACTATCCGGTGGCCGCAGCAGCGTTTGAAAAAGCCGTCCGGCTGGCCCCTGACAACAAAACCGCCGGGGAATTCCTTTTCAAAGCCCGGTTTGAGATGGCGGTCAGTCAGTTCAACGTCTATCAGCGCTCACGGAAGCAGAAAGACTACAAGGTTGCCCGGAAAACACTGCGGCGCGCCCTCCGGCATAAAAAAAACTGTCCCCCGTGCCGTATTTATGAAGAGAACTACAAAAAACAGCACTATAACAAAGGCATCAAATACTTTACCGATGAGCAACACATTGACAAGGCGATTGAGGAATGGGAAAGGGTCCGGTTTGCAGACCCGAAATACGGGAAAGTCCGGGAAAATATCCGGCAGGCAGAGAAAATTCTCAAAAAACTGAGGGCACTGGAAAAAAATAAATAA
- a CDS encoding Stp1/IreP family PP2C-type Ser/Thr phosphatase translates to MTKIALSGRTDVGLKRSNNEDIFIVRPELNFCLVADGMGGAAAGELASRFFAETALGIFSKAKKNGETELPGLVQKAFTLANKRILSHVKTDRSHEGMGCTAELLAFFSGGFVLGHMGDSRTYRFRNGKLKQLTHDHSLVQNMVDQGLISSEEARTHSHRNVILRAVGIEKNISLDLVKGKTLPGDLFLLCSDGLTDMVDDTLIREVLSSDISLPQKVEGFIDLAKLAGGFDNITVVLSQVM, encoded by the coding sequence ATGACTAAAATCGCTCTTTCAGGCCGGACCGATGTGGGCCTGAAACGTTCCAATAATGAGGATATTTTTATTGTCAGACCGGAACTGAATTTCTGTCTTGTTGCAGACGGCATGGGCGGCGCCGCCGCCGGTGAGCTGGCCAGCCGTTTTTTTGCGGAGACGGCGCTGGGGATCTTTTCAAAGGCAAAAAAAAACGGCGAGACAGAGCTGCCCGGACTGGTTCAGAAGGCGTTTACCCTGGCCAATAAGAGAATCCTGAGTCATGTGAAGACGGACCGGAGCCATGAGGGGATGGGATGCACTGCGGAACTGCTGGCTTTTTTCTCCGGCGGCTTTGTGCTGGGCCATATGGGAGACAGCCGCACGTACCGGTTCAGAAACGGAAAGCTGAAGCAGCTCACCCATGATCATTCCCTGGTTCAGAACATGGTCGATCAGGGGCTGATCTCTTCTGAGGAGGCCCGGACCCATTCACATCGGAACGTGATTCTGAGGGCCGTCGGCATTGAAAAGAACATATCGCTGGACTTGGTTAAGGGAAAGACCCTTCCGGGGGATCTGTTCCTGCTCTGCTCGGACGGGCTGACCGATATGGTTGATGATACTCTGATCCGGGAGGTTCTCTCCTCGGACATCTCTCTGCCGCAAAAGGTGGAGGGGTTTATCGACCTAGCCAAACTGGCCGGCGGCTTTGACAATATCACCGTTGTTCTCTCCCAGGTCATGTGA
- a CDS encoding tetratricopeptide repeat protein → MKIRKIIFCALLFAFWGTAARADETTQAFLDGVRYYKAGEFSSAATAFGRVADAGVRNGKLFYNLGNAFLKNGDLGHALLWYERALRLRPDDPDLKFNYAYARSLTKDAGGGKAGPIVRILFFWRYLLSPDTIRWIAIGLNLIFWGIAAVRLVQRKKVLKAYGAVCLTLALIFTLTACYNDYERTHFRAGVILSEKAPVRSGLSEDATELFVLHAGSRVRIDREKGDFFRIYFSEGKIGWVEKDRIGVI, encoded by the coding sequence ATGAAGATCAGAAAGATAATCTTTTGTGCCCTGCTGTTCGCCTTCTGGGGAACGGCGGCCCGGGCTGACGAGACCACCCAGGCCTTTCTGGACGGCGTCCGGTATTATAAGGCCGGGGAATTCTCATCGGCGGCCACGGCCTTTGGCAGGGTCGCGGATGCCGGTGTCCGGAACGGAAAGCTGTTTTACAACCTCGGCAATGCGTTTCTCAAAAACGGGGATCTGGGCCATGCGCTTCTCTGGTACGAGCGGGCGCTGAGGCTGCGCCCGGATGACCCGGATCTGAAGTTCAATTATGCCTATGCCCGTTCGCTGACCAAGGACGCGGGCGGGGGGAAAGCCGGTCCCATTGTCCGCATTCTCTTTTTCTGGCGCTATCTGCTCAGTCCCGACACCATCCGGTGGATCGCCATCGGCCTGAACCTCATCTTCTGGGGGATTGCTGCGGTCCGGCTTGTACAGCGGAAGAAAGTGCTGAAGGCATATGGCGCGGTCTGCCTGACACTGGCCCTGATTTTCACCCTGACGGCCTGTTACAATGACTATGAACGCACGCATTTCAGAGCGGGGGTGATCCTGTCTGAGAAGGCGCCGGTGCGCTCCGGACTGTCTGAGGACGCCACCGAACTGTTTGTTCTCCACGCCGGAAGCCGGGTCAGGATTGACAGGGAGAAGGGCGATTTTTTCAGGATATATTTTTCAGAGGGCAAGATCGGCTGGGTTGAGAAGGACCGGATCGGGGTGATCTGA
- a CDS encoding BatD family protein: MKKIALSLFFVLMVPLMAWAGPEIKAFADRTRVALGESFRLTISVSGGDGEADISPVRDFRVVSQSASTHLNIVNGKASRRVDHIYTLMPLKTGQFSIPPLPVTSDGKQVYTEEIPIQVFNRPQQANDARRDVFVEARISTPEPYESQQMVYTFRLYQTVRIGNVKFQQPDFKGFTSEKIDGEKSYEKVIRGRQYHVTELNYLLMPLGPGPKTIAPAVLRCDIVRKSGRRRSVIDLFDDPFFSGGRLEPRIFRTDALKVTVRPLPPYPGDAPFSGLVGEFTLRSAIEKSELKVGDSITLSAVVQGRGNIMDAGPPEIPLSDAFKLYRDEPEADIRPGPDGYAGKKVFRTALVPVKPGTFTIPPLKLVFFDTRKGQYVSQSTQPFSLTVRPSQEQGNVAVYSAPGPKPGVLKKKVEFTGRDILPLKEDIDALKTQLPMPRWQFALFLLGPALICLLVRFVTGVTGRQDEPSRRMRARAENALRAAEKDVGGGNFLSQLYQAVISMILARAGTQGESLTCAEAEAMLRPGGCPPETAQGAARLLERIESARFGGLEMDESEKAALLTETRELLRSLMR, translated from the coding sequence ATGAAAAAAATTGCGCTGTCCCTGTTTTTTGTGCTGATGGTCCCCCTGATGGCGTGGGCCGGGCCGGAGATAAAGGCCTTTGCAGACCGGACCAGGGTCGCGCTGGGCGAATCGTTCCGGCTGACGATCTCTGTCAGCGGTGGCGACGGAGAGGCGGATATCTCCCCGGTCCGGGATTTCAGGGTGGTGTCACAGAGTGCATCAACACACCTGAATATCGTCAACGGCAAGGCCTCCCGCCGTGTGGATCACATTTATACCCTGATGCCCCTTAAAACCGGGCAGTTCAGCATTCCTCCGCTTCCCGTGACCTCGGACGGAAAGCAGGTGTACACAGAGGAAATTCCCATACAGGTCTTCAACAGGCCGCAACAGGCAAACGACGCCCGCCGGGATGTTTTCGTCGAAGCCCGGATTTCGACCCCCGAACCCTATGAGAGCCAGCAGATGGTCTACACCTTCAGGTTGTACCAGACCGTCCGCATCGGCAATGTGAAATTTCAGCAGCCGGATTTCAAGGGGTTCACATCTGAGAAGATTGACGGTGAAAAGTCCTATGAAAAGGTCATCCGCGGCAGGCAGTATCATGTCACCGAACTGAACTATTTGCTGATGCCCCTTGGCCCGGGGCCGAAAACCATTGCCCCCGCAGTCCTCAGATGTGACATTGTCCGAAAATCGGGCAGACGGCGGAGTGTCATTGATCTGTTTGATGATCCGTTTTTCAGCGGCGGCAGGCTTGAGCCCCGGATCTTTCGGACAGACGCGCTGAAAGTGACTGTCAGACCGCTGCCGCCGTATCCCGGAGACGCGCCGTTTTCCGGGCTGGTGGGGGAATTTACCCTCCGCTCGGCGATTGAGAAAAGTGAGCTGAAGGTGGGGGACTCCATCACACTTTCGGCGGTGGTTCAGGGGCGCGGGAATATTATGGATGCCGGGCCGCCGGAGATACCGCTTTCCGACGCCTTTAAACTGTACCGGGACGAACCCGAAGCGGATATTCGGCCGGGGCCGGATGGCTATGCCGGAAAAAAGGTGTTTCGCACGGCCCTGGTTCCGGTGAAGCCCGGCACGTTCACGATCCCCCCCCTGAAACTGGTCTTTTTTGATACCCGGAAGGGGCAGTATGTGAGCCAGTCCACGCAGCCCTTTTCCCTGACCGTCCGTCCGTCACAGGAGCAGGGGAATGTGGCGGTCTATTCCGCGCCCGGGCCGAAGCCCGGTGTGCTGAAAAAAAAGGTGGAGTTTACCGGGCGGGATATTCTCCCGCTCAAAGAGGATATCGACGCCCTGAAGACGCAGCTGCCCATGCCCCGGTGGCAATTTGCCCTCTTTCTGCTGGGACCGGCCCTTATCTGTCTTCTGGTCCGGTTTGTAACCGGGGTTACCGGCAGGCAGGATGAGCCGTCGCGGCGGATGCGGGCGCGGGCGGAAAATGCCCTGCGGGCGGCTGAGAAGGACGTCGGGGGCGGCAACTTTCTCTCCCAGCTCTATCAGGCGGTGATCTCAATGATTCTGGCCAGGGCCGGAACACAGGGGGAATCCCTCACCTGTGCCGAGGCCGAGGCCATGCTGCGACCGGGCGGGTGTCCGCCTGAGACCGCCCAGGGCGCGGCACGGCTGCTGGAGCGTATTGAATCCGCCCGGTTTGGCGGTTTGGAGATGGATGAATCCGAAAAAGCGGCGCTGCTGACCGAAACCCGGGAACTGCTCAGGAGCCTGATGCGATGA